One window of Pelmatolapia mariae isolate MD_Pm_ZW linkage group LG18, Pm_UMD_F_2, whole genome shotgun sequence genomic DNA carries:
- the myl12.2 gene encoding myosin, light chain 12, genome duplicate 2, giving the protein MSSKRAKGKNTKKRPQRATSNVFAMFDQSQIQEFKEAFNMIDQNRDGFIDKEDLHDMLASLGKNPTDEYLEAMMNEAPGPINFTMFLTMFGEKLNGTDPEEVIRNAFACFDEEGTGVIQEEYLRELLTTMGDRFTDEEVDELFREAPIDKKGNFNYVAFTRILKHGAKDKDD; this is encoded by the exons ATGTCAAGCAAAAGGGCCAAGGGAAAGAACACCAAAAAGCGTCCTCAGCGTGCCACCTCCAATGTGTTTGCCATGTTTGATCAGTCTCAAATCCAGGAGTTCAAAGAGGCTTTCAACATGATCGACCAAAACAGGGACGGTTTCATCGACAAAGAAGACCTTCATGACATGCTGGCCTCATTAG GTAAGAATCCCACAGATGAGTACCTGGAGGCCATGATGAATGAAGCACCTGGCCCAATCAACTTCACCATGTTCCTGACGATGTTTGGAGAGAAGCTGAACGGCACAGATCCAGAGGAAGTGATCCGTAACGCTTTCGCCTGTTTCGACGAGGAGGGCACAG GTGTGATTCAGGAGGAGTACCTGCGGGAGCTGCTCACCACTATGGGTGACAGGTTTACAGACGAAGAAGTGGACGAGCTCTTCCGCGAGGCGCCCATTGATAAAAAAGGCAATTTCAACTATGTAGCATTCACACGTATTCTGAAACACGGTGCAAAGGATAAGGATGACTAG